A window from Hoeflea sp. IMCC20628 encodes these proteins:
- a CDS encoding dioxygenase — protein sequence MRNVTRDTLTQTFLDYCGAETDPRLRSVLESLVRHLHAFAMENNLTHAEWRKGLELLTKAGEITDSERNEFVLFSDVLGLSSLVDMINSPDDCTPSSVLGPFHILGAPDLPVGGDLKGDNDGPTVIVSGIVSEPDGTPIKGAEIEIWQTADNGLYSNQDPEQPEYNLRGHMVVGDDGRYLFTTIRPQPYAVPDDGPVGELLHATGRHPWRPSHLHFIITAPGYRSLVTEVFPSDDPYLDADAVFGVREKLIMVYEKQSAGDPVPSGLAAGDALTDPYYKVDFDFVLVREA from the coding sequence ATGCGCAACGTAACTCGCGACACCCTGACCCAGACTTTCCTGGATTATTGCGGCGCCGAAACTGATCCGCGCCTGAGATCCGTGCTGGAGAGCCTTGTCAGGCATCTCCACGCCTTTGCGATGGAAAACAACCTGACCCATGCCGAATGGCGCAAAGGCCTGGAACTGCTGACCAAGGCAGGGGAGATCACGGACTCCGAACGCAACGAGTTCGTGCTGTTTTCCGATGTGCTTGGTTTGTCATCCCTGGTCGACATGATCAACTCGCCGGATGACTGCACGCCATCGAGCGTCCTCGGCCCGTTCCATATTCTGGGTGCACCCGACCTGCCGGTCGGAGGTGACCTGAAAGGGGACAATGATGGTCCGACCGTCATCGTGTCCGGAATTGTGAGCGAGCCGGATGGCACGCCGATCAAGGGAGCAGAAATCGAAATCTGGCAGACCGCTGACAATGGCCTGTATTCGAACCAGGACCCTGAACAACCGGAATACAATTTGCGCGGTCATATGGTTGTCGGCGACGATGGGCGCTATCTTTTCACGACCATTCGCCCGCAACCTTATGCTGTTCCCGATGACGGTCCGGTCGGTGAATTGCTACATGCCACGGGGCGTCATCCCTGGCGGCCGTCGCATTTGCATTTCATTATCACGGCGCCGGGCTATCGTTCGCTGGTGACTGAAGTCTTCCCCAGTGATGATCCCTATCTCGACGCAGATGCGGTATTCGGCGTTCGCGAGAAACTCATCATGGTCTATGAGAAGCAGTCCGCAGGCGATCCTGTTCCAAGCGGCCTTGCAGCCGGCGATGCGCTCACCGATCCATATTACAAGGTGGACTTCGACTTTGTTCTGGTTCGGGAAGCCTAG
- a CDS encoding TRAP transporter large permease: protein MSPVEIGIISVIAIVVMIYMGVYIPVALGLVSFASIWIISGKSILAFNFLKVAVGDGVTEYSFATIPLFTVMGLLVSKAGVGTDIYEVMNRGFRKITGGIGMATVGANAVFAAVTGSSIASASVFTKIAVPEMQRFNYNPRFAVGVVAGSSVLGMIIPPSAMLIIYSFVAEQSVGEMFMAGIVPGLLLTAAYILTIMLMGKFWPSFVGEDAGQSDTPPLTYAELADKTLPIMFLIVVVLGGIYTGWLTPVEAGAAGALIALLIALARRKIGIKGLWETTIDTGYITASILFLITMASLYSRMLGYADLPGELHAFLDHYQFGFFGIMVVYVLLMLFLGTLLDTASIILIVVPLFITLIEASGHSLVWFGIVTVIGAEIGLLTPPLGISCFVIKATLNDPNVTLKDVFLGALPFAFVMLLVLILIIRFPILSTGIIH from the coding sequence ATGAGCCCTGTTGAAATCGGTATCATCTCGGTCATCGCTATCGTGGTGATGATCTATATGGGAGTTTACATTCCCGTGGCGCTTGGCCTTGTGTCTTTCGCGTCAATCTGGATCATCAGCGGCAAATCAATCCTTGCCTTCAATTTCCTGAAGGTGGCTGTCGGTGACGGAGTGACGGAGTACTCCTTTGCCACGATACCGTTGTTTACCGTCATGGGACTTCTTGTCTCCAAAGCAGGCGTGGGAACAGATATCTATGAGGTCATGAACCGCGGCTTCAGGAAAATAACCGGCGGCATCGGTATGGCAACGGTGGGCGCCAATGCAGTGTTCGCCGCTGTGACCGGATCGTCGATCGCATCGGCCTCGGTGTTTACCAAGATCGCTGTGCCGGAAATGCAGCGTTTCAACTACAACCCGAGATTCGCCGTAGGCGTGGTTGCCGGCTCATCCGTTCTCGGCATGATTATACCGCCGAGTGCTATGCTCATTATCTATTCTTTTGTGGCGGAACAATCGGTCGGCGAGATGTTCATGGCGGGCATCGTACCGGGGTTGTTGCTGACTGCCGCCTATATCTTGACCATCATGCTGATGGGCAAGTTCTGGCCGTCCTTCGTGGGCGAGGACGCCGGACAAAGCGATACGCCACCGCTGACCTATGCGGAACTGGCGGACAAGACGCTGCCGATAATGTTCCTCATTGTCGTCGTGCTTGGCGGGATCTACACCGGATGGCTGACGCCGGTGGAAGCGGGCGCTGCCGGCGCTTTGATCGCGCTGTTGATTGCGCTGGCGCGCCGCAAAATCGGCATCAAGGGTCTGTGGGAAACAACGATTGATACTGGCTACATCACCGCGTCTATCCTGTTTTTGATCACCATGGCGTCGCTCTATAGCCGCATGCTGGGCTATGCCGACCTCCCAGGAGAGCTCCATGCGTTCCTAGATCACTACCAGTTCGGTTTCTTTGGCATCATGGTGGTCTATGTTCTGCTGATGCTGTTTCTTGGCACACTGCTCGATACCGCATCGATCATCCTGATCGTTGTACCGTTGTTCATCACCCTCATTGAAGCAAGTGGTCACAGCCTCGTATGGTTTGGCATCGTCACGGTAATCGGTGCTGAAATAGGCCTTTTGACCCCGCCGCTCGGCATTTCCTGTTTTGTCATCAAGGCAACGCTGAATGATCCGAACGTGACCTTGAAAGATGTGTTTCTTGGCGCCCTGCCATTCGCCTTCGTCATGCTGCTGGTGCTGATCTTGATTATCCGTTTCCCCATTCTCTCGACGGGGATCATCCATTGA
- a CDS encoding TRAP transporter small permease — translation MIGTTFILLLVVIMNVDVVARGVFHAPLRGTVEVVIFSLVLIVFLQLPNVVQGGRLTRSDGFLLLMQAIRPKVSHLASRLIDAVSCVFMALITWTMWPEFLDSFGSCGFFVQPEFGGAPTGSLWGDLAQAWGRCDYFGTPGIFTTPWWPAKLAILFGVGLSTVLFFLKALVGSEYGEALPEPDNNSSSTQHKQS, via the coding sequence GTGATTGGCACCACGTTCATCCTGCTGCTGGTTGTTATCATGAATGTCGACGTAGTGGCGCGCGGGGTTTTCCATGCGCCACTACGCGGAACTGTCGAAGTCGTTATCTTCTCGCTGGTGCTGATCGTTTTCCTGCAGTTGCCAAACGTGGTGCAGGGAGGAAGGCTAACCCGATCCGACGGGTTCCTTCTGCTGATGCAGGCCATCCGTCCGAAAGTATCGCACTTGGCATCGCGTTTGATCGATGCTGTGTCCTGCGTCTTCATGGCGCTGATTACATGGACGATGTGGCCGGAATTTCTCGACTCCTTTGGCAGTTGCGGATTCTTCGTCCAACCGGAGTTTGGCGGCGCGCCAACCGGTAGTCTGTGGGGAGACCTGGCGCAGGCCTGGGGACGCTGCGACTATTTTGGCACGCCGGGCATTTTCACAACGCCGTGGTGGCCTGCCAAGCTTGCAATCCTCTTTGGCGTCGGGCTTTCGACCGTCCTGTTCTTCCTCAAAGCGCTTGTAGGTTCTGAGTATGGTGAAGCCTTGCCGGAACCCGATAATAATTCCTCCAGCACACAGCACAAACAATCATGA